The nucleotide sequence GTTGGGCACCACTTCCTCGGTCTATGATATGGGAATTAAATGAGAATCTTCCCAGTTTGGGGATGCTGACGAAATACATCCCCCAGTTCAGACATCCCTCGTTAGAAGAGACGTTTAGTTAATGTTTCCTGGTAATGCACTAGAAGGAATAGACTACAATTATTTTGCCTTCCTCTAGAGGGTAACAGATGGCTACAGAAGTGACACATTTCTTCTTGATGTCAGTGGACACAGCTCTGAAAACGCACTTGGTACAGATGTGCTGATGCCAAATGATCCTAATGGCTGAAAACAATAACCACTCTGTAAATGAGCTGCAAAGCTTGTTTGTCTCCTTTCTAAGTGAGCTACAGTGCTCTTGTATTTGTAGGCAAAATGggaaaacattgcaaaaaaacCTGGTTTCCTTACCAAAAAAGGTAGCGGCTTCAGAGGCACTTAAACTAAATTGAGACTCCAGGAACTTGGGTCCAAACGTGGACATCCCAGCAATGAGGGTGGCTTCGGTCGCTCCCGCTAAGCAGAGGAAGATGAAGGTGGGGttcttcagaagcagcaggactgaTCTGCAAAGGACAAATATACTGGAATTGAACCACTGTGGCATATTTTGATTGTAGGTCTGTCCTCTATCTTCAAGTCAGAAGGACCACATGTAAGATGAGGCAGCATCCCATCATGCTGCatctctttgaaagaaaaaaagcaaaaggaggtAATTGGGGTTTGAAAGAGCAGTGAGCTCCAACACTTTGGCTTATTGAGGCCTACCAGCCTGCACAGTGTAGATGTTGGTGCTTTGTGGAGATGGTCTCCATTGCAGGAGGGGATCAACAAGTTTGCCCTCAAACTCTGCTCTTATATATAATGTCTTTCATATTCCAGCCTGATCTGGCTCTCGCTCCTACTGGCTATTGTTCTGTCTTCATTCCTAAATGGGGCAATGTTGAAAGGACTCTACTTCTCACCAAATCTCAATCATTTCAAGGTTTTATTAGTCCCTGATGGCAGCTATCTTGGGAATTCTGTCTCAACCAAGAGCAGGGAACAATCTGGTGTTACATCCTCAGGCACGCACATGCTACTCATGGGCACCGTGTCCTTGTGAGAATAACAATCTCTGATAACCGTGGATGTTTTGCAGCTCAGGGGAAATACCAAGCAAGCCTTTCTATATGGAGGAAACGCCTCCAAGACACCTTATCTCCCACTGGAAAACATAAAGCAATCTTTCTCCCTCAATTtaagcagttttattttaagcttgATGTATAAGTTgagcaaatacattttattttcaaccCACTGGGATTTAGTAGAGAGCCATAGATATGCCTGAAAAATTGCCATGTGTCATTTATATGCAGAAAGATGATCCAGCAACAATTCCATCTCCGAGACACAGAAACACCCTCAGGCACATGGAATGGTCTCAATTATCTTTTGCTATCTCGGATATTGGACTAAGAGAGTTGacactgctctgcagggagTGTTTTGTAACAAGCCTGAAATTCTGCTGCATGAGTTTCCCCAAGCCTGGCCTGGCCCAGTCCCACAGATCATCCCATTTCTGAGACAGGCACAAACCCGTCATCCCGCAGCGACGGCAGAGACAAAGATGCCATGAGATGCTCGCTGAATTGAAACGCACAGTCACTTACCACCTACTGCTGTGGAGGAAATGTGAAATCAGAGAAAACCTACTGTATTAAATGGAGTGAGAGATGTGCTGAGGCTCAGCATCAGATTTACACAATTTTACCCACATAAAGCGGAGAATTTCATTATACCAAATCAAATaagctgaaagacagaaataccaCGGATTCTTACACCTTGATTACTGTGGGCTTTACACAAACCATTGTCTAGCTGTTGGGATTAGTTTAATTTACTAAACTATTTTCCAGGAATGATCCTTTTGACTGTGCTTTATTTGGAAGCACAAAGCCTAATATTTTAGTGAGAAAACACTTGTGGATCTTGTGGCTGATGGAGAAAATGTACAACGCCTTCAACTATTCACAAttcaagagaaaagagaggagctGTCCCCTGGCACTAGCGTGACTTTGTGCCTGTTGGCCAAAAGCAACAGGTTAGACTTGCAGGTAGGAAAATGTAGAGGAATTCCTTTCAGTGCTAAAAGTAAGAACTTACTCATGTAATTTAATCTGTTTGTAGACAGAAGATGTACTTGTGAGGAGCTACGGCATATAAAGCCTTACCAAAGTCAACAGGGACCTTTTCACTGCTATTAGTAGGGCTtcaaacacaccaaaaacccaCTTAACTCTCGAATAGTCTTGGCTGCCCTCAGTTCTTGCAGCCAAAGGGATTTTCGGGAGGCTCAGCACTGCCAAGAGAAGAATCCCACCATCTATAAAAGCCTGACCCTGCAAGTCTTTACTGATATGGACACACACAGGTGCTGTGTCCTCACGTAATGGTCCTGCAACAGAGTCCGGCCACAAGCTAATGAGTCAATAATGATAGACAGATATTTATGCAATCCTAGAGCATGTGAATGGGGACTTTTCCAGCACAAAAAAATGACACCTACTGTCAACACCACCAAGGGAACAGGGGGCAGCACATATGTCCTGCAGGAATGTAAACCAACCTCCCTCTGTATAAAGTAGTAAAACCACGGGACAAACCGAAGCCCCATCCTGCCAACTAATCCAAGAGGGATGAACGAATTATTGACCGTGGCTTCTCATATAAAAgatcagggcccgacagaccagTGAGGGATCCCCACGAAGTCGGTCCTGTAGCTCACTAGGACAAAACCTCCTCTTTTGGCACAGCTCTGCGCGTCTCCTGTTTGAATCCCTCTGCACTGACAGCAGGGGTTATTTCATGAGACCAATCGTACGGaaccagagaaaggaaaatgctaTTTTATCAGGTCTTTTCAACCCAAGAATTAAGACAGAAGTCTCTTCAGGGCAGAGGATTAAGCTGTACTGTTACTTTCCTGTAAGCTCCTGCTCTTAGGCAGCACTGTGAATACAGCAATTCATTAAGCTCGCTTAGAAAGGACCTGATGGCACGGactagtattttatttcatcagtaTTTCTGCTTATGTTATTGAGAATTAGTGTCTGTACTGTGAGTTAACGTGTAGTACTCAATCCCTtactaaaacaaaagcaacaatgTCCTCTGGCCTCGCTCTCCAGCCTGGCCCACGTGTCCCCAGGAGCCGCACACACAGATGGGATCTCCTCTTTAATGCAAGTTTCCAGAATAGCAACCCTTTAAGGCACTTCCCTTTTATTAATCAAAAGCAGAGAACACCAAAGTCCGTCGGGTTTTTGCTTCCAAACAAAAGCCACACTAAGGTCTGGACTGATCTGAATTATCTGATATGAGTAGCCCACCTTCGGGCATTTGTTCTTCAGAAACAAGGGGTGAAAGAAGATGGTCCTGGAGGAGGACCGTATCCATACCTGCTGTCAGACCCCCTTTCCCAAGGAACAGTGAGAACTTTGTTCCagagaagcaagaaaagcaTCAACCACTGAATTTCATCCCTCTCTGCTACcctgtttgtgttggttttagTCATAGCCTTATCATTATTTAAATGAaggttttgattttaatttccGCGCAGAGATTAAGCCGTGACCTCAGAAAATGGCACCCAGTCAAGAATGCCATTTAATAATGGTATTGAAATCTGTTCAATGTAATATTCTTCATAAAACCACCTTAACCCCTGGTAAACTTCCTAAAAAACCTCCAAGAATTTCAGACCGGTGTGTAATGTCGCGTTGACACAGTACAGAGCCGTTGCTGCTGAAAATCCCATCCTGAGCACCTGCTTCGGCCCTTCTCTGCGGCACGACAGCAAACGTCACAACTAAAGTTCAGAAGTAATTGCTGGCAGTGGCACAGGGTTTGGCAACACTGAGTGTTTGCCTTTGCGTGGGGCAGCCGTCACACGTGGATGCAAACTCCTCCCTAAGAACAGTCAcgagaaacatgaaaaaaaaaaagaaaaatcccctTATTGACTGCAAGCTCTGAAAGGAATTGATAGGCAGATATCTCTGCAACATCCACGGCTTGCACACCAGCTAAAATAAAGCTGTAAATAAAGCAGTACCTCTCCCCTTGCCCTCATtctagaatcataaaatcatttaggttggaaaggatctttaagatcatcgagtccaaccactaaCTTATCATTGTCAAGTTCACCTCTACACCATGTCCCCACATGCCACatttacatgtcttttaaacatctccagggatggtgactccagtgcttccctgggcagcctgttccaatgcccaacgACCCTTTCCTTGAAGAGATTTGTCCTtatacccaatctaaacctcccctggtgcaacttgaggccatttaaACACAactcaacacacacacaaaataaatcataaaatatttcaaagatcCATAGCAAATGTTTCCAGGATAAAGGGCCACATTTTATTTTGGCCACTTGCTTGTTCCCACCCAGGATCCCTTTAAACCATTTCCTACCAAACCTCCTTTGGTACCAGTGTCCTTACTCACAGCACAGAGCCAAGCAGCGGCCCTGTGATTAAGCACATTGCTGTGTCACTGCTTTGCAGGAGAGATAAGAAATAGTAACACAGAAACGGTGGCTGGAAaatgcaaaggcaaaaaaaaaaaaaaaaaaaagaaactaagaataaaagagaaaagcaactgAAAGCTACAGTGCAGGATGTCTTGTTCCCTGGAACTGGAACGGAGCTATCAGAGTCAAGGTTTTGTTTACTCTCTTTTCTCAATAAAAGGACAGAACATGGATCTAACACAAACgaaaacagaggaaaggaagaaaagcccCGAGGGGACCGAGAGGAGGGGATGTTGGAAAACACCCAATTGGGCCAGGTGAGGCCAGAGACAAACAAACAGGCAGAAATGATGCTGCTGAGGAGAGGGAATGAGACCACAACGCCTGAGCATCTGTCACCTCAAGGCTGGCTCCCTCAACCCCATGCACTGGGCGGATTTCTCACCGAGGCAGATCTTTAACTGTTTTCCCAAAGTCTGGATCTGATGCTTTCTTATGGCTCCCGTCCTTTAGCTGATGGGCCTCTGACACCCTCATAACAATATATCGCTGGGatcctgaaaacaaaaggcaCACGGGAACAAGGAGCGTGTGAGACACAGGATGCAGATGCAACTGAAGTGATGGATTTACAGGGGGAAAATACAACGTGACATCCTCCCTCCACCAATGCCTGCAAGGGAGGAGCAGGGAAACAGGCAGCTGGAAAGCCGCAGGGGTGAAATCCATGtaggaattaaaatttaaacACTGGAAGCTCTTCCTCTGCCCTTGTGTCCCCAGCTACAGGTGTGCAGAAGGATGCAAACCCCAAGGTGAGCCCCAAAGCAGCTCCAATTCCCTTGGGCCACGTACCTGGGAGGCGCTGGGGGTACCccaggatggggatggagatgaggaggGAGGCAGCTCCGGCCCCCAGGAAGCCAATCCACCATGCCCCCACCCACAGCGTGTTCTCCGGGGCGATGTCAATCCTGTAAGAAAGGAAGCCAAAAGGACACAAGGGAGAGAGGTGGCGGTTTGGAGCGGAGCGGGACAGCTCGGCGTGTCTTTTGCTGAAGCTGGCACGGGCTGCAGGGACACGGTGGGACATCAGTGAAGGAAACGGAGCTCTGGTCTCTCCCATGGCGATCTGCTGGGGATGCCATGTCCATCATCCCTCCTGCCACACCAGAGCACTGCCTGCCTTATCAGAGAGCATAACACTTAACAAGCCCCAGAAACTACATCCTTTAATTCTCCTCTAATCTCTGGCTTGCACATTCACCTCTCCCCATTTCATTTGTGCTTTGGGGCTTGCTATGATCCTAATTCCACCTCAGAGCCACCCTTTGCAAGAAAACTGGTAGAAACAATTCATTCCATCCCCTGGAAACTCACTCCCCCTTCCTAACCCATTTATCTGCCAAAGAGCCTGTAAGGAGATAAGAATAAATCACAAATACACAGAAGCAAGGAGGGACTAAAGCATCCCAGCTGAATTACCAGGAGGACGAGCAGCACTGCTGGCAGCGTTGCCTCATCAGGGAAGTCATTCAAAAAAttcacctgctgctcacagcctCGTTAGCGCAGGCAGTGCAGCGTGAGGAAGGATTTAAGCTGACAGGTTTGTCAGCaattttcttccagcagcagcactaaTGCAAACCccccttccagcctcagcacCCCTGCAGAAACACGGCTGAACTCCATGGGCATGTTTCCACCCAGCCACCAGGTCATTTCTCCAGACTGTTATTATTGTTTTTTTACCCCAAAGGAAACTTATAGCATAAATGAAAAGgaacaagattattttttttaacgaCTTACTCTCTGCCAATTTCagtataaatatttagaaacattCCTCCTACCAGATAACCCGCTGCAGGCCCAAGGATTGCAGCAGTGTAGAAAACAgctgaaagggaaaacaagcGGTGTTAGACAAACGGCAGGATTTCAACCAGGGATGCTGCGGAACATCACTGGtacccagcatcccccaccccACCGCAGCCTGACTCTCTCCTGGATTTGGGATGCTTAGCCTCCCACCACCTCGCACTCCTTGCCCTAAGCCACTGAGAAACAAAGCCAGAGTTTTAATGAGGGCAACTTTTTCATCTAGCCTGGGAATTTTTATAGCACGGGGTAGGTAAAATTGGTTCAGTGGAAAACCATATTTATGTAGTTACTGTTTTATTCTTTAGCAGGGATGTAGCTGAGCCCACTGCTGGTGTGATGAGCAGCAGAGTTGTCTCCTCACTGACAATATGCAATGTCTACGCTAAACGCGGCATGACCAGCACTTATTTTGGTTCGCTGCTGTGCAGAGATCATCAGCTTACTGATGATCTCCTTGTGAtcttcttctctccctgcagACCCTTCTGATACAACAGTATAGGCAGACTGCTAAATTTGGAAATTGCTACAAGGTCAGTGCTTTCAGCAATTTCACCCAACAGGACCATAAGTATTTGGCAATTGCTGAGTGATCAGCAATACAGAGCAGAGGAGTGAAATGAACCTCTTCTCTTGGCTGTGCTTTGCACCAGCAGCATTTGAGCAGCCCAGAGATgttctctgctgtgctgtggcactAAAGGGGTGATGTCCCCTCGCACGGATGGGATATGGCCATATGCTTCTTTGCCAGAGATGCCAATGCCATGCATGGATGGGGCACGCCGGAGGGCTCTCCCCAACCAGCCCCGTGCCGGGAGCAGGAGGCACCTCCTGATCTGCAGGGCGTGCACTGCAGGAGTGAAAATACCCAGCTGCACTTACAGTTCCCGCCTGTAAATAATCAAACCCACCCCAACAGCTGCCACTTCCCTCTGATTACTACCTCGCCCATCATCGGGAACAAAAGACTGGGAGGACTTATTTGTGAAACTGCTCAATGGGGCCCGTTGGGTGCCAAGGCAGCCGGACCCGCTCTCCCTCCCATCGCCCAGCTGCCCCCCCCCGGCTCAACTCACCAATGTACACAGGGGAGTAGTTAGTCTTGACGTTTTCATCTAAATAGGTGACGCCGAGCGTGTAGAGCGGCGTGGCTCCCATCCCGTGCAGGAACTGCCCCAGCATGAAGACGAATCTGTAGCTGGAGAGGCTGGAGGCAGCCTGGGCGCAGGGCAGGCTCTGGTTCCCCCCGCACACCCCCACCTCCGCCGCCGAACGCGCCTCGTACCGGCCCGTGGTGAAGTGGGGCAAGGCGAAGACCAGGGAGCCCAAGCCCATGACTAGCACGCCCCAACCCAGCCAGCGCGGTTTGTGGCCGTTCCCCCCAAAATAGCTGACGAAAGTCAAGCAGACGCAGGCGGCGATGTCGTAGGAGCTGGCGATCAGCCCGCTCTGGTAGCTGCGGAGGTCGAAGCGTCGCTCGATGGAGGTGATGACCGTGTTGATGAAGCCGTTCACCGTCatgccttgcaggaaggaggcCACGCAGAGGAAGAACAAGACGCCCTTGGAGGTGTTGAAGAGCTGTAAGCACCCAGGGGTGAATCCCCCCCAGCCACACGCCAGTTCCTCCCCTTCGGCCAACACGTATTTAATCCCTTCGCTGAACTGGGGCTCCTCCTCTCCTGGGGTGGTGGAGCAGAGGGGTTTGGCACACGAGtcagaggggctggggatgccGGAGGATGCGGTGCCATTGCTCAAGGTGGTGCCGCAGGTCCGGCTGGCATCGCCGGGAGGAGAAGACAGGCAGGAGAAGTCGAGTGtctgagcaaaacaaaagccattttCTCCAGTCGAATTCCGGGGCACTGCCATGAAGGGGAACACAAGAGTCAAGCGGCAGGTTGAGGTGGAGTTGGTGGCTGAGGTGGCTTTGTGGGGCAGCGAGGACCCGCCTGCCTGGGAGATGCAATTTTGGGCACTTACATCAGCAGCGTGATGGTGAAGGTCTGAGCCAGGACCATTCTGATCTGCGAAGAGAGAATTTTTACACATGCCTTTATATCAAACCGTGCTCAAAACCTTCAAatactgtttctttctttttttttttttgttttaataagtaTTAGCATTTCACTGCACAGTTCAGCTGGATGTGTGCCCTCCATCATGGGGGGTCTTGGTACCCCAGGTACTGGGGCACCATtaacatcacagaaaacaataaagcattcaagagcattaaaaaaaaaaagaaaaagcacctcTAAAGACAGTCTCTCTACCAGCTAAAGCCCCCTATCCCTCCTCTCGAAGAGCCCCTGGTTAAATGCTGGACCCTCACAACCTctgtcccctccttcccctgcagGGAACAGCACGCACAGCTACAAGTTTCCCACTGTTAAAAGTCCTTTGGTCTCTCTTTCACACTCTGCCAATAACAGTTTATAATTATCTCAAAAAGTTTCCACGGTCAGATTGATTTTATTCCAAGCCCTCAGATCTGTTTACAACTATTCAGTAAAAGCCTTTCTATAACTAATTAGACTACATGTCATTTCAGAGCGAGCTggagggcagaggcagctgacTCTAACCTCATTACTGATGCCAACATGCCTTCTTTCAACCGATTCCTGTGCATCCCAGCACCTGATCATGCCAGCAATCAagagaattttttcttaaatgcctTGGCTGAAgtata is from Caloenas nicobarica isolate bCalNic1 chromosome 15, bCalNic1.hap1, whole genome shotgun sequence and encodes:
- the SLCO4A1 gene encoding solute carrier organic anion transporter family member 4A1, with the translated sequence MAVPRNSTGENGFCFAQTLDFSCLSSPPGDASRTCGTTLSNGTASSGIPSPSDSCAKPLCSTTPGEEEPQFSEGIKYVLAEGEELACGWGGFTPGCLQLFNTSKGVLFFLCVASFLQGMTVNGFINTVITSIERRFDLRSYQSGLIASSYDIAACVCLTFVSYFGGNGHKPRWLGWGVLVMGLGSLVFALPHFTTGRYEARSAAEVGVCGGNQSLPCAQAASSLSSYRFVFMLGQFLHGMGATPLYTLGVTYLDENVKTNYSPVYIAVFYTAAILGPAAGYLVGGMFLNIYTEIGREIDIAPENTLWVGAWWIGFLGAGAASLLISIPILGYPQRLPGSQRYIVMRVSEAHQLKDGSHKKASDPDFGKTVKDLPRSVLLLLKNPTFIFLCLAGATEATLIAGMSTFGPKFLESQFSLSASEAATFFGYLVVPAGGGGTFLGGFLVNKFKLRCSGIIKLCLLCTVSSLLAIFIFFIHCPNMPMAGVTQMYEGSALPGGHLNLTAACNAECHCLQETYSPVCGSDDIMYYSPCHAGCKRVSKNLRNGKKVYQECSCVEKTLLPSPGDAEEGKCTSSCAKRPLLLFFMFVVILFTFLSSIPALTATLRCVSDRQRSFALGIQWIVVRTLGGIPGPIAFGSMIDKSCLLWQDQCGEQGSCYVYQNSAMSRYTLIAGLVYKVLGTTFFIVACLLYKPPPTESAPGSSGASENGNCDLQEHKPSLPAEEHI